The following are encoded together in the Clostridium sp. BJN0013 genome:
- a CDS encoding DUF6385 domain-containing protein — protein MPNNLVFNRVTEQLKTQMYAYNISTNQIEALQMDNSGNLMMTGIVDVGNTVTVTGTVDIGNTVTVAGTVDVGNTVTVAGTVDVGNTVTVAGTVDVGNTVTVTGTVDIGNTVTVAGTVDIGNTVTVAGNISSITSGVLFTTDNIIVNTGIGEGSVLQEDTSQQKMYSYYIRNNDNTNTITVALQISPTSSSEYFINDGAGFVTLGTSTATVLVTEYYMQYTRLYYDTGDNTANFEAYYNASV, from the coding sequence ATGCCCAATAATTTAGTATTTAATAGAGTGACAGAGCAATTGAAAACTCAAATGTATGCATATAATATCAGCACAAACCAGATTGAAGCACTACAAATGGATAATTCAGGAAACTTAATGATGACAGGGATAGTGGATGTAGGGAATACAGTGACAGTAACAGGAACGGTGGATATAGGGAATACAGTGACAGTAGCAGGGACGGTGGATGTAGGAAATACAGTGACAGTAGCAGGGACGGTGGATGTAGGAAATACAGTGACAGTAGCAGGGACGGTGGATGTAGGAAATACAGTGACAGTAACAGGAACAGTAGATATAGGAAATACGGTGACAGTAGCAGGTACAGTAGATATAGGAAATACGGTGACAGTAGCTGGAAACATAAGTTCAATAACTAGTGGAGTTTTGTTTACTACAGATAATATTATCGTAAATACAGGTATAGGTGAAGGCTCAGTACTACAGGAGGATACTTCACAACAAAAGATGTATTCATATTATATTAGAAATAATGACAATACAAATACCATTACAGTGGCACTTCAAATTTCTCCAACTAGTAGTTCAGAGTATTTTATTAATGATGGTGCAGGATTTGTTACTTTAGGTACAAGCACTGCTACAGTTTTAGTTACGGAGTATTATATGCAATATACAAGACTGTATTATGATACGGGAGACAATACCGCTAATTTTGAAGCATATTATAATGCAAGTGTTTAG
- a CDS encoding DUF6385 domain-containing protein: MEHEKIQSICMKSLTITDFQPQNNIKDNILKVGFDGENIYRSYMYFNIDDIPKNLIVNFVYLCIYLSGIDAVHSRETFYIQPLEEEFNEYTTFKNQPKYYNRQVRFEVNRKFKGLLRIDITSLFYEWNRDYVKNKGIIIKSGEKKKVMGSFISNFIYDYEFIPKLEIHISQLSHNNFQGILDVIEKCWDLEFYSVKYSPPINVERIIQGTFFVDNVGNNDIEAAVEVSSDLCNWIEDVKIEVNVNKSEVLIAKYYAKYYRVRFNCSKYGCVKLRFIYQVYK; the protein is encoded by the coding sequence ATGGAGCATGAAAAAATACAGAGTATATGTATGAAAAGTCTTACTATAACAGATTTTCAACCCCAAAATAATATAAAAGATAATATTTTAAAGGTTGGCTTTGATGGAGAAAATATTTATAGAAGTTATATGTATTTTAATATAGATGATATACCTAAAAATCTAATTGTAAATTTTGTTTACCTATGTATATATTTAAGTGGAATTGATGCAGTACATTCTAGAGAGACTTTTTATATACAGCCTCTTGAAGAAGAGTTTAATGAATATACTACATTCAAAAATCAGCCTAAATATTATAACAGACAAGTTAGATTTGAGGTAAATAGAAAATTTAAAGGGTTACTCCGCATAGATATAACTTCGTTATTCTATGAATGGAATAGGGATTATGTGAAAAATAAAGGGATAATTATAAAATCTGGTGAGAAAAAGAAAGTTATGGGAAGTTTTATTTCTAACTTTATTTACGATTATGAATTTATTCCTAAATTGGAAATTCACATATCACAATTAAGTCATAATAATTTTCAGGGAATTTTAGATGTAATAGAAAAATGTTGGGATTTAGAATTCTACAGTGTAAAATATTCTCCTCCAATAAATGTGGAACGTATTATTCAGGGAACATTTTTTGTTGATAATGTTGGAAATAATGATATTGAAGCTGCTGTTGAGGTAAGTTCCGACTTGTGTAATTGGATTGAAGATGTGAAAATAGAAGTCAATGTTAATAAGTCTGAGGTTCTCATAGCCAAATATTATGCAAAATATTATAGGGTAAGATTCAATTGTTCAAAGTATGGTTGTGTGAAACTAAGATTTATATATCAGGTGTATAAGTAA
- a CDS encoding DegV family protein has translation MEKIALLTDSACDIDEETITKYNINILSFRIIYKDREYIDKIEITPKEVYDNMKVEIPKSSLPSMEDMERIYKKLEEENYTHVIAIVISSGLSGTYNALKIVSEKHKNLITHIYDSKSTSVGEGIILKECGKLIEQGKNFQQIVDNIPKIKSKMHFFFVFGTLEYARKGGRIGKISGTIGEMLDIKPIVYFDDNYGVCCTYDKVRGRKRSLNRMVDMGKYFSDKSPCEVYIVHGNAREDADRIYDMVSQLPNVEDIHMIGQISPIVGVYSGPGTVGICYKDKI, from the coding sequence ATGGAAAAAATTGCATTATTGACGGATTCAGCCTGTGATATAGATGAAGAAACTATAACTAAATATAATATAAATATTCTGTCCTTTAGAATTATATATAAAGATAGAGAATATATAGATAAAATTGAAATTACTCCAAAGGAAGTATACGATAATATGAAAGTTGAAATTCCTAAATCTTCTTTGCCATCAATGGAGGATATGGAAAGAATTTATAAAAAGCTTGAGGAAGAAAATTATACTCACGTAATTGCCATAGTTATTTCAAGTGGACTTTCAGGTACATATAATGCTTTGAAAATAGTAAGCGAAAAACATAAAAATTTGATCACGCATATATATGATTCAAAATCAACATCTGTAGGGGAAGGAATTATTTTAAAAGAGTGTGGCAAACTCATTGAACAAGGGAAAAATTTTCAGCAAATTGTAGATAATATACCAAAAATAAAAAGTAAAATGCATTTCTTTTTTGTTTTTGGTACTTTGGAATATGCTAGAAAGGGTGGTCGTATAGGAAAAATATCTGGTACTATTGGAGAAATGTTAGATATAAAGCCTATTGTTTATTTTGATGATAATTATGGTGTTTGCTGTACTTATGACAAGGTTAGGGGAAGAAAACGTTCTTTAAATAGAATGGTAGATATGGGTAAATATTTTTCGGATAAAAGTCCATGTGAGGTATATATAGTACATGGTAATGCCAGAGAAGATGCAGATAGAATTTATGATATGGTTTCACAATTGCCTAATGTGGAAGATATACATATGATAGGTCAAATAAGTCCTATAGTTGGGGTATATTCCGGTCCAGGAACAGTTGGAATATGTTATAAGGATAAAATATAA